From the genome of Dehalococcoidales bacterium:
AATCAACTTCCAGCCTTCCTGGTTGGATGCATATCTAGATAAGCATCCGGCCAATATAATAAGCAATTACTGCAACGCTGGTTGAAATGAACATCCCCCAAATTAAATCTACCACAGTGACTATTACTGGCCATGATTTGATAGTTGCCATATTAGTAAGGTCGTAGGTTGCATAGCACACCAGGCCGAATAATGCCGCCATTAGTGCAGTCTTAAGCAGAGATCCACCTTCAATCCCAGGGATGACAACAAAAACCAAAATTCCGGCAATGAAAAGTAGATAAAAAATAAGAGCCGGAATCCAGTTTGCTTTGGCAGCCAGCAAATGCCCAAGCTGAGCGCTGTAAAAATTTTTAGAGATAACCCCGAGCCATAAAAGGTCGATCGCAAAAAATACTGCCAGAGAAGAAAAATACAGGATTACAATTTTAGCAAAACTCA
Proteins encoded in this window:
- a CDS encoding DUF2177 family protein codes for the protein MSFAKIVILYFSSLAVFFAIDLLWLGVISKNFYSAQLGHLLAAKANWIPALIFYLLFIAGILVFVVIPGIEGGSLLKTALMAALFGLVCYATYDLTNMATIKSWPVIVTVVDLIWGMFISTSVAVIAYYIGRMLI